One genomic segment of Centropristis striata isolate RG_2023a ecotype Rhode Island chromosome 13, C.striata_1.0, whole genome shotgun sequence includes these proteins:
- the tmed1a gene encoding transmembrane emp24 domain-containing protein 1a, which produces MHCEWRMMSVSAAFCLLTCLALTLDLTLGLGPKKDTQFTFLLSAGSTECFYQTAERNDSMEVEYQVIAGSGLDVGFALLSPSGYRLVSDFRRSDAIHMVDSTEAGDYRLCFDNSFSTLSEKMVFFEVIINSQSSAGGGRDEWADVATTDSLVEYKLEDFRATMDSVYENLERSRQVLTVLRAVETRDRYLLEDNLWRVSFWSCLNLLVMLAVAATQIYTLRSLFDNPKRVST; this is translated from the exons ATGCACTGTGAGTGGAGGATGATGAGTGTGTCTGCAGCGTTCTGTTTGCTGACATGTTTAGCTCTAACTTTAGACTTGACTTTGGGTTTGGGACCGAAGAAAGATACGCAGTTTACATTTCTATTATCTGCTGGCAGCACAGAGTGTTTTTACCAAACAGCAGAGAGGAATGACAGCATGGAAGTTGAATACCAG gtaaTAGCTGGGTCAGGTCTGGATGTTGGCTTTGCCCTCCTCTCACCCAGCGGATACCGGCTGGTCTCTGACTTCAGGAGATCCGATGCCATTCACAT GGTGGATTCAACAGAGGCTGGAGACTATCGGTTGTGTTTCGACAACAGCTTCAGTACACTCTCAGAGAAGATGGTGTTCTTTGAGGTGATCATTAATAGTCAGAGCAGTGCAGGCGGAGGCCGAGATGAGTGGGCAGACGTGGCTACAACAGACAGCTTGGTGGAATACAAACTGGAGGACTTCAGG GCGACGATGGACTCTGTGTACGAGAACCTGGAGAGGAGCCGCCAGGTCCTGACTGTGCTACGGGCTGTTGAGACGAGGGACCGCTACCTTCTGGAGGACAACCTGTGGCGGGTGTCCTTCTGGTCCTGCCTCAACCTGCTTGTGATGCTCGCCGTCGCTGCCACCCAAATCTACACCCTGCGAAGCCTCTTTGACAACCCAAAGCGCGTCTCCACATAA
- the tnfsf14 gene encoding tumor necrosis factor ligand superfamily member 14: protein MSKGGYPSVFVVDTHATLPPVPPRLSQRRQQVGAVQTVLILLVSVALCGMVIEACFIYRLHHTESAASSSFSKQIAGQDVPLTTESPRRFLLPSKPVAHLTGVQTVEHGNQIMAWSMVAGPLLHEMYYKNRSLVIQKEGYYYVYSKVFFLDSNVFHHSVHRNTQLYAGKSIPLLMARKYSDGCSRTPPRRRDWPCQARSNSFLGGVFHLVKGDAIFVKVSNTSKILQHDSLENVFGAFMI, encoded by the exons ATGTCCAAGGGTGGATATCCATCTGTGTTTGTGGTGGACACCCATGCCACCCTGCCTCCAGTGCCACCCAGGCTGAGCCAAAGGCGACAACAGGTCGGGGCAGTGCAGACCGTGCTGATCCTGCTGGTGAGCGTGGCGTTGTGCGGCATGGTCATAGAAGCATGCTTCATCTACCGTCTCCACCATACTGAATCT GCCGCCTCATCGTCATTCTCCAAGCAAATCGCAG GTCAAGATGTCCCTCTCACTACCGAAAGTCCACGTCGTTTTCTTCTTCCTTCCAAACCGGTTGCACATCTGACAG GTGTACAAACTGTAGAACACGGAAATCAAATCATGGCGTGGAGCATGGTTGCAGGGCCTCTACTCCATGAAATGTACTACAAAAACAGAAGTCTTGTCATTCAGAAGGAGGGCTATTACTATGTCTATTCCAAGGTCTTCTTCTTAGACTCTAATGTATTCCACCACTCTGTTCATCGAAATACTCAACTGTACGCTGGGAAAAGTATTCCCCTTCTGATGGCCAGGAAATACTCAGACGGGTGCAGCAGAACACCACCCAGACGAAGAGACTGGCCGTGCCAAGCGCGATCAAACAGTTTTCTGGGTGGCGTGTTTCACCTCGTAAAAGGTGATGCTATTTTTGTGAAAGTGAGCAATACCTCAAAGATTTTGCAACATGATTCCCTTGAGAACGTCTTTGGTGCATTTATGATATAA